The genomic interval gtagCAAGAGAGGCGACAGAACCAAGAGACTTagaatagagagagggaaaaggccaAGGGGGGGGGCGTTTAGTTTGAGTCCTTTGGAAATCATTCTGATTGTAAACTGTTTCTTGTCGGTTTAGACCTGGTTGGATGGGTGTGTTTTTCTCTGCTTTAAATGCTGTGACCTTCTCATGGACAAGCTGTAATTTATCAGGGCCTTCCTATGACCTAACACTGCAGGATGGTAACGCAAGCGCATGTACTGCTTTTGGACTTGTGTGAACACGCTGGAAATGCTCAGACCGTCAGGCCATTTTCCTGCCTTTCTCTCCACCGCATCCTCCTTAGGTCTGCATTTTTTCAGGAAGCCTTGTTTGTCCCAGTGAATCGTCTCCTGTAGCTAAAGCTGTGCTTCCTTTTCTTCCCAGGTCACGTGACTTGGGATGAGTACCGGGTGAAGTTCTTGGCCAGCAAGGGCTTCAACGAGAAGGAGGTGGCGGAAAAGATAAAGAACAACGAAGAGCTGAAGCTGGACGAGGAGAGTAAGTCCCTTGGCGAGTCGAACATCACGCATCGATGGTCTTCACCGCGATACGAAATGGCGTTGTTTCTGCACTTGGCACATATCAATAAGTCATGTGGCTCTTCTTGCTGTTGAATCAGAAGTAATGCGATTTACACAGctgagcagaggtggaaagtcctgaaaataaaagtcctgccacATGTTTCTTctacccatgaactcagccggCTGATTTCAGAAATTAGTTCCTGGCTGCAGAATTGCGCTAATTGGCAAGTCCagatgattggaacaaaataatgGGGAGGACTTTAAGGCCCAGAATGGTGGGAACACCTGGGAGTGGCTTTTCCATCCCACACATTGTCAGTGATGCTTACACCTTTGGCATCCtggctttgttttgttctttcgCAAGCCAAGTACCAGCATGTTAGCATGTTATCATAGCACACAGCTACTGAACCACAGCAGTAGAAGTGCCAGCCcttatgattctttttttttagttctggcTCCAGAGCTGTAAAGGAAAACTCCACCCAAATATCAGATTTGGTATCTTCTGTCGTACCTTCAGAGTTATTAGTATGATCTGTATGTCATGTCTCTTTCCTCAGTATATGTAAAATAAGTTATCTTCAGTTTCTTAGCATAAGTGAAGTgtaatgtgcatatatattatCATCATGCTAGTGCTAGTGTCGTGCTAGATTCGGTTTTCCCTCTGTTTCACATGACGTCAATAAGTTTTTCCACTCTCAACATCATTTTGGGTGTATCTGTCCATTGTAACATGATTGTTAGCTAgatcatatatatttatttctgactGTCCGATTGTTTTGGATTGCCAAAAATCAAAATTGTCTCCTTATCGTGGTGAAGCCTAAGGTTTACACCCCTATTAAATAGTGAtttctgtctgtactgtctGAGTTCCCCTTTAAAGTGTGGCTGAGGCCTGTGGCATTAACTGCCCAGGTGGTTCCTTTAGCTTCCCGGTAGGCTAGTTTTCCCACGTTTGCTCTGAGCCACAGCTGTAGGGCTCAGCACGGTGTTCAGTACCACAGGCTGCCGGCCCCCGCGCCGCGCTTAACATGGCTCTGGAGGCCTAACGCGGCTCAGGAGGTCTAACCTGCGAGTGTCCGTCCCTGCCGTCTGCAGCCCAGgaggtcctggagagcctgaAGGACCGCTGGTTCCAGGCGGACAACCCCCCGGCGGACCAGCTGCTGAACGAGGAGGAGTTCCTGTCCTTCCTGCACCCGGAGCACAGCCGCGGCATGCTCAAGTTCATGGTCAAGGAGATCATCCGCGACCTGGGTAAGGCAACCGCTAACCGCGCGCGACCCTGGCCTCGCCAGGGCCTGTGAGCGAAACTAATCTAAAGACTGTCTGAAGTGTTTTCGTTTTGAATGACACTTAAAAACATTTCCTCAAATAGAATATTAGCTTGCttaagttactttttgcttgtCAAGTGGAATTGTCTTAAGGCTGTTGCGTATCGTTGAACTATGATGCAGCTCAGATGCATAGCATGGAAAATTTATTCTCTGGCGAACTAGTGACACCTTTCAGAGTGGGGTGAGAAAATGCTGCACCGTAACATGTGGCTTGGGGCTGTTTGTCTATCTCTGTTTTGCCCATGTAATACAAACTAAAGACGTAATCGTGGAtagattttctttatttacacatttataattaataatgaattgcaTCTCGTAACTTGCTGCTCTGGGGGGTGTGCATCCAGACCAGGACGGGGACCAGAAGCTCACCCTGTCGGAATTCATCTCCCTGCCCATGGGGACGGTGGAGAACCAGCAGGCCCAGGACATCGATGACGACTGGGTGCGCGAACGCAAGAAGGAGTTCCAGGACGTCATCGACGCCAACCGCGACAACATCGTCAccatggaggagctggaggtaTGGGGCGCACGTTTCTATGCCTGACTGGAAGCGACAGTGATTCCGTTGCACACAATTTGtcagctgttcttttttttttttttttactcaaggGATTGTATTGTGCAGAAAGTCCAGGACTGACAGATATTTGGGTACCAACAGCCTCAAATTTCCATCTGTTTTAAAGAGACTTGATCTGTTGGGGTAGCATAACAGGGTCGGGCTGGTGGGCCCGTGTTGCTCATGGCTTATTATTGAATGGACTACAAATTTCAACTGCCCAAGCCaagggcagccattttataaTCCTGTAATACAGTTAGGAGTGCTGTGTCACAGACAAGTTTTTCTTGAAATCGGGGCAGTTCTCTAGACCTTGGTTACCCAGTAACTATCATCAAAAGTGACCCCAGTAAGACTGGACCCAGGTCTCGTTGCGGTCTTATCAGGGTGGTGTATGTTGAATGGGTAGCGAGAGGGCAGTACGCATGCAGGTTGAAGTTTCACAAGCACTGGGAGTATGAATTGGACTGTTCAGGAGAGAGATACTGGCACACTGTATGAAGTGCTCCCCAACAGGCTTATTATATACCTGCACACGGTATTCGCTCCCAAATGGTTTTGAAAGGGcaaacaatgggcctcattcacacaacttttcttaaattattcttgcttttgttcttaaaaatgtttttacgaataaccaatatgggattcatgactcatgtgcagacctttgtttttgtacataaCCCAGGTGTATGAGACGATGAATGCTAACTGTGTGGAATGCGCAATCCtattcatgtgattagcataaggaaccAGCCATGAATAAgaacagataagaaaaaaatgctgaaatgatcGTGGAAACGCTCTTACatacagtttacgatcaaatgtgatcgtacgcatgtttcgtgaatgaggcccattgtttgCCCTTTCAAAACCATTTGGGAGCGAATACCGTGTGCAGGTGTCTCTTCTTATCAGGAATGAAATGGGTTACCAGCTTTTGAAATCTCTGAAAACTGGACAGCATTtactcctcgtcctcctcctcatccttctCGTCCTCTTCCTTCACGGCCGACTCCGGTCGGCTCGCAGGAGTACATGGACCCGATGAACGAGTACAACGCCCTGAATGAGGCCAAGCAGATGATCGCCGTGGCCGACGAGAACCAGAACCGCAGCCTGGAGCTGGACGAGATCCTCAAGTACAGCGAGTACTTCACGGGCAGCAAGCTGATGGACTACGCCCGCAACGTGCACGAGGAGTTCTGAGTGGCCTGCCAAAAAACCGGCCCCGAACCGGGACGTCCCTTTCACCTCACCCGTTCCACGTCGTTACCCCCTCTGCCCTTCATCTCGACCGACGGCGTCGCCCATTTGATTTGGAGGGCGTGCCGAAATCACCTTTTCGGGCCTCTCCACCAAGAATGTACGGTTTACCTGTGCCCTGCAGTCATGATGACTTCTCtatgtgcggtgtgtgtttCGCATCTGAGTGCGTTTTAAACTCTATACCACCGTCGGAATTAATTTTGTatagagtgtgagtgtgagtgtgagtgtgagtgtgggtgtgtacagtataaatctatatatatatatatatatgtatatgtataagtTCAGAAGTGATTATAATTGCCATAAGTAAGAAAGGGCCTGACTGGTGTTTCAGTGTGAAGCTGAAAAGATGAAAGCACATGCAGTTTAGCAGTAGCAGCCTGCAGCAGACAGACCATTTCCCGCAATTTCCATACAAGTAACTGTACATTTTGGACCAGCATGATTTAACTCAACTCTCCTCATTTATAAAGCCCACTCAAATGCTATATCATTTCAGTTGGGCCAAGAACATTTTGGtgtcttttcttattttacatgTCACTGGTTCTGCCGTTTGTGTcggttgtgttcagtgtgttggACAGTAAGGTCTAGCTAACGCTACATAACTTTGGGTGGCTGATAAGGAACCAGATGCAGGGTTGTTTTGGAGAAATTCAAACGCATGGCGCATGAACGCATTTCAAGAATGTTGTTCTGTCTTTAGCCCTGTAACGCGCTCGCAGCTCTTAAAGTGCTCAGTCCCATTTAAATCCCATttaagaatttgcatttctgtcTTTAAAGCCATAATGCGCTCACAGTTTTGTCTTCAATGCCGTAAGTGCTCTGTTATGATGTCTTTATGCTGACCTTGTCAGTATGTCCATATCTGTTTCATTACAGAATTTGAGATATTAACTTATTTATTCTTGAGTGCTCATGTGTCAGAGGATCATAATCATCATAAAACGCAGACCCTCCAGACTGCCCTACCCAGAATcaacatctaaaaaaaattgttttcccGTTCAGAAGTCCGGGGAAGCTGCCATTTCCGAGATTGTGCAGGggaattaaattgtatttgtaaataGAGATTCGGAATGAAAGTATACGCTACCCACAGTCTAAAGATTAGAGCCTTGTCCCACTCATCAATCAGAGCGAAGTAATgagttaatttgtttattaaatgctAGTGGCAATTCTAGCGCAAGTCGATGCAGCAAACTGTGCTCGTTATAAGAATGGTGACATGTACagtatctttttttgttgctgttgttgcattagtgatttgttttatttttcagagacTTCTCAGTTAGGATTTGGTGCAGTGGCAAACATCCTTGTGTGTCGCTTATCTGTATATTTCTGATTTTGTTGGCTCCGTTAAAGGTTGGCTTAGTCTCTATACCAGCGCTAGACTGCTAGTTTCAGTATACGGCTTTTGTTTTAATCTTGTGTCAAGGACTCATGAACTATCCTGTGGAATTACAATAACTGGACAATCCCAATACATGTCCTTCAACCACACTTAATGATGATGCAGCTTTGCAAGACGCTGTATTGCAGACTTACcaggaacaataaaaatatttctccaGTACCAACCTGTGTAATTTCTTGTTTACTAGATTACTTAGTACATACTTACTACACTACATCTTCATAAGAACATGCACATTATTTTCAGTGTAGTTTAAACTATTTATCAGTTTAGCCGGTTCATTTTTTAACGTGACCATTGTATGAACATACTTTGCCAAAGAGATGAAGTAAAATTTTTAGGattgtattatttttgcttATTGGCAAAATTGCTGTTGTGAACTGAAAGGAAGAGGTGTATATTGTATCCTTCCTAATTTGATGGATTTCCAAAAatgtgggtttgtttttagaaattttcattttcatttttttcattgacttAAATCTTCTGTAGAAATTGAAGCTTGCCAACCTCCCAATCCGAAATGTCCACGTCCCTGTGGAGTCCATAACGCATACACCTTATCAAATCTGTGTCTAGAAAAAGTTCCAGTtgtctgcagtgcagtgtttgtcattttcttttttcggGTTAtttagcatacacacacacttattacAATTTATTGTACgtaatccatttaaaattatCATACATGTCATGTGATCAAGTCATGACAATATAAGCATAATGGTAATGCTACCAGATTTTGTATACAGAGTAATATTTGGTCAGCAGTATGACATTTTTTATAGTCAAATGAATAGCTCCCAGAAAGCAAGCCTATATACAGGTGAGGGAATTGGACACATTAagatatgtatattttttctccctccattCGAGAGGCTTCAAAAATCTGGAGATCGGGCCAAAGAAAAGTTCTAAAAAGTCCCCCCCCCAGTAGAGGGCACCAACAGACCTAGCTTGTGTCAGAATGCCGCAAGGTAATGAAGATGGTGTTCCACCGAAGAGCCATGTCGTTTTTGTGAATTTCTGGGAGCctttctggttttcattgtatagtgtatggaaaaaaaacaacatgaccCAAGGAGAGGGCACAGACTGTTTACATATACTGCAAGGAGTGCTGAAAGTTTACAAATGGCatgacacatgcaaacataacACAACCATAAATTTCATTCTCTTAAAGGTGAAGTTCAACTGGATATGTACATTAACTGTAACTAAGTCCTGTAAATACAGATATCCTGTATAGCCattaacatacaaaaaatgtgtgtttatccAACGTTTCTATGCATTAAAGTCAAAGGTTAGATACTTTTTTGAATTggctgaatattttaaacattgtagCCAGAACTGCAGTGTAACCTCCCACTGGTCACATACCTGACATTCATTGTGAATcacacttttatttcattttgttggaCATTATCccaaagagaagaaaaataaagggagaaaaagaaattaCTTGAATCAGAGGAATCCTGCACTGCAGACTCCACCAGGAGATGTGGCCTAGCTTTTGGAATGATTTCGATGTCAAATAATACTTTTAATAACAGAGATTAAGTCTCAgagcatatttcattttaaaaacctttttattatATTCAGATGTGAGAATATtgtctcccaggttattgtgcCGGGCTATAGTTCTGGCTGATGGTTCTACACATAGTTCATACTACGCACTTCTGAGTACTCTTGAGGTCCTTGTCTACCTGTATGACTGCTTCTCagcaaacaacattaaaaaagtaaataaagcaTATAATGCTTGGAACCTCATAATGGTTCTGACCTCACTTCCCTCACAGGGTAAAAGGCCAGTTTAAGTCACAGGGGTGTGGTGCAGACAGAGGATGGCTGCTGCTCATTCTGTGAAGCTCAATGGGGTTAGAGGCTCATGTaggtgcgtatgtgcgtgcgtgcgtatgtgcgtgcgtgcgtgcgatgtatgtgcgtatgtgtgtatgtgcgtatgtgcatgtgtgcatgtatgcacttgtgagtgtgtgtatgtgcaggaaCGCTTTAGTGGGGGATATAGTTAAACTGACTGTCTAGGGTCCCAAGCCGGGGATGGGCTCAAAAAGTGTCGactaaaaagatttttttggtCTACAATTTTAAgtgggcccacagagactgcattaTCACAGGGCCCAAAGTTTTGTGAtactcccctgtgtgtgtgtgtgtttccccagAAGCATTGTcagctttattttttcagccaAAACGGTTTTATTTTGCACTATTTTCACACGGAAACGCAATCTGCTTTAAATCTGTTTAAAACTGCAGCGACAAAACAGATGTACTGAGCTATTTGATAATTGGTAGgactatttatattttatattttatattattcatttccTCAGTGAGTAGTTTTTAGTAAGAAGAATGTgttctattgtttttttccaaaccaAGTGTAGCTGAGGTAACTGACTTTCATTCTGTCCATGTAATGTCGGTAATGAACATATTACGTTACATGAAATTAGGCTTTAGAAATCAGCTCTCAGTTTCATGCTACTGTGCTTTTCATGTCATGTATTTATATAAGATGTTTGTTCATAactactgcaaaaaaatatttgcgtTAACAAAACTGTATTATTGCCCATCCAAAAAGCAGACTTTAAAAGCAACGAAGTCGCAGAAAAGTTTAACGTTTCTGCCATAGTTAGaaattgtgcattaaaaaaaaggtttttgacaCTAGAgggcacacaacacacacatatgaaacGTGAGTTTACTCCATTTATTTAGGAGGCCTACTAAGAAAGTGCCAAAGTGAGCTGCAGCTCATCTTTGGGCATTGCGTTATAGAATTAACATTTAATATCAAAAGTAGGACCTCTACAGGAGCCATGTTTTAAGAACCGGCTATATGGTATGTTAATGGTTTTGTAGCTGTATGCCACAGGCAGTCTAGGTAATGACAGTGAATGATGACAAAAGACAGTGTCTGGTGtcagaattaattttttatttagtgcATTATTTATCACCCGATATGGACATTCACTAAACGGGGATTAGGGAGTAATGAGCCATTTCAGACACAGCCATTGTATTTTGGTCAATGGATTAACTGTGACTGAAGTGGTCCATTAGTTCCCTATATAATGTCAGTCAGTTTCTAAGCAAATGGCTGTCACCCTAGTGAGTCCACCATATAGGGAACTAGTGGACCATTTTGGACACAGCTGTTGATTATTCATAAAAAGGTGCAGTTTACTGACTTCACTTGGCTAGTACAGCCCTAGAGCGCCCACTCCTGGAATTACAGAGAATTAATTGTTCTCACAATTAAATATTACAAGAGCTAATGCTATATCAAtacacctttttaaaatgatacacaGATTTGGTTCAGTGAAGGCCAATAAATCAGAGGATGTGACAGATTTTTCTGTTCGGCCccatacatttcagaattcttCTCCCTAATGTATGCATACGTATCATAATACCATCTAAAGGGCTCAAGATAGCAGAATCGCACCATGTCTCAAACCAAGACTAAAGTGAAACTTGATAAAGTCACAAACacaagccattttccaagtttTTTGCCTTCAGTGAATTCATTATGTGCATAATTTTCTTGCTATAATGAGATATGTTGGTATGTTGCTATAATGAGAAAAGGATTGGGTTTTAATAAGAAAGTTTCTTGTTATATGGAGATACAGAGCAGAAATTGTTTTTCACTGTTTCAGCAATGTGATGTCGTAGCTTGTGCCAATTATGCAGctaattaaaattatgaaattcaAAAACAGATATGTCCCTCCAGAAAAGCCTTTCACAATATAGAAATGCCATTGAAATCGTGCCTGAAAAGATTAGTCGAACAGAATGAATACCAATTTCAGCTGGTACATATTCCTCATTCATGGAAATGTGCCTAAATATAGATTCAAACTGAgtggacatgtttttttttttttagtggacattattattttaaaactgtaaacaaaACTGTAAACAGAGGCcccacatttaaattttttggtAAATGCTTGTCAAGCTGTCATTACATTGTTACTGGTCAAAGAGAGTCTACTTACGCCTGGCCAACAGAGGGCGCAATGAGCCTAGTATTTCAGATGCATCGCATTGGTAGCTTTGTGATTCTAGAAACTTCGTCAGAATGCGAGCGGGCAGGTCACAGGTAAACTACTGCGCTTCCATAATATTTTGTATTCTCTATCTTTTACACGGGTAGATTGATAATAACTACCAATCTAATAATTTAATTACGTTGTACACTTGAGTGAATAGTGACGGCAATCGTTAAGGAAGGAAATGCCGAATTTGACCGTAGTTTGGCATCACCACGTTAGACGGCAGTAAAATGGCGATCGTTGTCGTTATGTTATCGTTACATTCACCAAAGACAAAATGCAGTAATATCGCTGTGGAGCGAATATAATATAAACTTCTGCTTGTAATGTTATTAGCGCTAGCAGGTTAGAGCACCGATTAGTTTAATTAGCTGAAGATAATTTACCATTCGTTTATTTGGTTCTAGCTTATCTAACCGCTAGCTTGGTATGAAGTAGCCTAACACATCACAGCAGCTAGCGGCTCATGGTCACCACCATATAGAAACGTATTTTACTATAGAATACTTATTTCGTCTGACCTGTAAACTGAAGAGTATAAATAAGTTCACTCACTATGGGAGTTATTTACCTCTAAACATGTAAATAGAAAAAACTTATCTTGATACTCATCTGGGTTCCTGGAGGAAATACCCTGTAATCTGTACAAGAAAGATGGGTTAATGAGGAGACTGTGGTTGAAAAGTAATGAACTTTATGCTAGGAAAGACTAATTGCATGTTATTGAGATTGTGATTGAAGTGTAGTGAACTTGATGCTATGAATGTGTAGGCAATTGCAGGTTATTTTATGAGTTAATGAGCCCTGTGCATCATTTTGTGCCTGTAAcacacggcaaaaaaaaaaacaaagacggAACTAAAATACGTCTGTGCAccacaggaaaaacaaagatGCAATCTTTAAGATAATTTTGTCCGAGCACTATGGATGAGGCACATAGGTTGATGCTGGAAAAAGCGCAAGCGATTCCAATCTCTAATGTATTCCCAATCTTATTAAGGTAGCTTGCAAATCAGTCCAGCATGTATAATGCCCACATCCCCCATTTTGCATAATCGAGCGGCTAAAGTGTATTAGCATTACAATACCTAACCCATTATGTCTCATACAACGTGAGGAAACGGGTATTCTTTTTTCACATGATTGATCATAAAGCAGTGCAGAAGGCGCAGTTGAATTAGCATGTCTCTGCGCTTTACTTTGGCTTTTGCATGTTTACTGGGCCTCAGAACTCTGAACTGAAATTTAGTAATGAAGTTACTTATGTAACTTACAGTTATGCAACTTATTCAAATTACAGTGATTGATTGAACTGTATAAGCTGAACTCTGAGTTCAGtttgtgatttataaatatttaataattcaggACAAATATTAATGTAACCCAGGGCAGTAAACCATTTTCGGTCAACCATGTCAGTACAAACctttaataatgaaaacagcCCATGACTAATTTACTCTCTGTTGACAGATTTGAGGTGACAGACGTGGCTCTGGCAGGTCGTATTCCTGGTAGGAGACTCTTATGTTGCGTAACTGGCCCCCCTGTGACTCCGTACCGAGCCAGATCCCTGCagcctctctttccttttcaggaaaaagggggggagagaggggctaAGCGTTGTGGATTCCTCTGTTTAATCCTCACTTAAATCCATTGACACCCCCGCTTGGGAAAAACGGTCTCCGGCCCTATCGCGGATCAGCCCCGGGCCGGATGGCGGTAATTAGTCTTGCCCCCCATCAAAGGGGTGGAAGCACGGAGACCTGGGCAGAGTGGCTGTGCCTGACAGGACTCCCACGCTACAGAATGCACCCCCTATTACCGCCACTCGGGAGGAACAAGCCCTCTCTTTCAGGGTTGCCGGGGGCCAAAAGACTGCTGAACCCCAGGGGGTCTAACGTGAttaccccccccttcccttcacccacccccaccctttaTACCCAAGCTCACAAGAAAAGAGATGGCTGAAAACATTTGGTATTCTGGATTAAACCAAATTACTGGCTACGTCCAACATTAATTGAGctgctccccaccacccccaacctTAAAAGTGTTCTCTGTTGATATACAGGGGCTTatctgaaatgtaaaacatttgggACGAAAATGGATGAGTATGAACCCCTATACAACAATGCAAATGCTGTCATTACAGATGGAAAGCTTGGCATGGTTACTTTAAAGGCTGTAATACTCAATAACCTGCCCAGTGGTCACTTACAATTGTGTGTGTACCTGACATGGATTCCAACCTGTTTTTAATGTCATGCTTCCCAGATCGGGAGAATGAAAATTCCACAATGACAAGGGGCTCTGTTTTGACAGTCCAACGGTTTGTAGCGCAGTGGTTGAAATGGAGCATATTATCTTGAATAATTGCTTTGGTGTTTGTTTCAAAACTACGCAACTTTCTACCCAAGTAGAACATGACAATCACAAGGCTGAAATAGTTGCATTCGAAATTGACATCAATTTTGCATAAATTACATGCCTGAGTGTCATATGGAGAATCCCCATTCAAGATTGAATTTATTATgggactaggcttaatctgtgtctgtgaaactggcccatagcttttttttaacatcatgCCGCAggtttctatatattttttaacacttCTAGGAGCAAGGATGGCTAAATAGGGTGAAGACATTTGTGACTTTACATTTGGAAAACGGGAGCTACTCCAATCAATGAGTACACTGGTAAAACCCAATAGAACCATGCAATATGCACTAATATAAAAAAACCTTGATCAGTATTGCACACATTAACAGTAATGCAGTGAAAAGGACAGGTGCAGAATTTGTGCAGCACTTGCCGGATATATAAAACACCACTCCCTAAAGCCTATAGGTGCAcacctttttttattcaaagcgaGTGCTGACCAGCGCAAAACTGGTCAGCACtcgctttgaataaaaaaaggtgTGCACCGTAGTTTCTGACTTGAAGGCAGAAGTTCATACTGGTCATTAATGGCTGTGGGTGGGGAATGTTTGGCACTCtctgctttacattacattccattatattacaggcatttagcagacgctcttatccatagTGACTTGCACAtcattctacatagcatttacattgcatccatttatacagctggatatatactgaagcaatgcagg from Anguilla rostrata isolate EN2019 chromosome 11, ASM1855537v3, whole genome shotgun sequence carries:
- the sdf4 gene encoding 45 kDa calcium-binding protein translates to MARRAWSGYMGPVYLALVAVLLTADVHARPANMSALKDKNSNSKEENEILPPDHLNGVKLEMDGHINKDFHQEVFLGKDMEEFEEDSEPRRNRRKLMEIFDKVDFNRDRSVSAKEMQRWIMEKTEEHFQEAVKENKLSFRAVDPDGDGHVTWDEYRVKFLASKGFNEKEVAEKIKNNEELKLDEETQEVLESLKDRWFQADNPPADQLLNEEEFLSFLHPEHSRGMLKFMVKEIIRDLDQDGDQKLTLSEFISLPMGTVENQQAQDIDDDWVRERKKEFQDVIDANRDNIVTMEELEEYMDPMNEYNALNEAKQMIAVADENQNRSLELDEILKYSEYFTGSKLMDYARNVHEEF